The Ostrea edulis chromosome 1, xbOstEdul1.1, whole genome shotgun sequence genomic sequence gAAGGTTTCCGATCCTAGGTCTGGGATTGTCACTTTTTCCACttatacacacacactttcaGATAACATCTGAAATATTGTGAGACATAGAAAATTTCGATCAGATAGTTTTGTTATAGTCAAGGTCGGAGTTTATAGAAGTGCATTCTCCGTCGATATGTGCACACCGCGAGAGGTCGCCTCGTCTGAGGGGTTTCTTATAAGTTTGTTGTCCCCCCCCCGGGACCCCTTCCAGGGTCACGATGTGTGTCCTGAACCTTTTTGTCAAAGAGGGTTATCTTTTCATTGAAAAAGTATTTCAGTGTAAACCACTTATCACAACAACCTCCTCGCTATTGATATTATTATCATAAGTATTTAAGGTAGCGAAGCCAAGGCTTAATAGATTGAGACAATGTTGTTTCCTGGTTTTTGCACAATATAGATTTAATTCTGCAGAACACACTCGTCTTACTACAGTACAGCTCGGGTTATGTGAAATATAAAGCTACGGGATACAAATTTTCAATGATAGACACTTGTTTTTGAATCTGTTTGcaattaaacatttaaattctGAATTCAATAATCCCCCACCCCGTGCAGTCTACAGAGGGTTAACCAAGGCGATGAGTAACGCTATGATATTACAGGTCGCATCAGAGCTTTATGAAATATAATTGTTagaaggttgttttttttttttagttttagtTTAGTGTTGTATGACCGAGCTGTCAATCACACACTTTACAGTCATGCCCCGCCATTGGGAAATAGTTTGTATAATCTTCCTTATACGACGTCGCTATGTTTTTGTATGCGGATGTTAATGGTTTACATCTAAACACGGAGGTCAGTAATGAAACACATTTTACTTATATATCTTTTTagatttgtttgtaaatatcaaTATTGAGTTGCTGTAAACAAAGGGTTTTTTCGTATTGTATATGCATACCCCAGTTCTAGACGTCAGAGTCTACAGCATCGAATGTTTCCTTCTATATTTGATCCTAACGtcaccatacatgtatatattcatgttATTGTCGTGTACATACGGAGAGGGTAGGctaagtttttgaaaatacggaaATCATCGTTGAATGTGTAATGAGCTTAAAAATTATACCTCAGaattaaaacaacattaatCGACTTTATGTATTTCTCCAGTTTACGTAAGCTAAACAAACCGCGCCTTGGTGAATGTTAGAGTCGCTAAGATTATTAATTAAACTAAAACCTACTTCAAGCCATTAATTGCATATTGCAAATGGAGCGCATCAAGAAAAGGGTTACTCAATAATCCAAGATTTCTGTAGTTTAAGGTCAGCCCACTCGATTATCGTCATCAGATTAACGTTTGTTTCTGAACTTCAAATCGATTCATCTCGGCAACATCAGAGTTCCTTTACCAGACTTCAGGTAGAGTCATCATTAGAAATGCTGTGAGGATATTGTTTATCATCGCGATTTAATTTCTCGTTTCTGTAATGTCGAGATTTTAATACGAAATCAATAGAGAGAGCAGACAAAAAAGAAATTCCCAGCTGGATTCTTTAAATGTATTGTGAGCTCGGAGACGTTAACACATGTAGTGGCGGGACAACGCGCGCGACAACGGTAGTAACAGAAGCGCGTGTAAGCACGTGCGTGGCTAGCTACATCCGTTTGTATTGTAACACGTGGCCTACACTATTGTAAGACAGATGTGTTGACTAGAAATCGTTGTAGCAGAACGAGAGGGTTCAGATATACTTGTCATCTATCATCGGTGTTGGATCGAGTGAGTACCTTTGAGTGTTTTGGGCAGCTGACGTGTTCTACATTTTCACCGTAATGGGTGTTtgatttaacaataaacaaaaaCGTCAAGGTTGTGTAATTTTGGGGGACTTGATCGTTAAATCTGGCTGTCTCGATTGACTGTGTGCACAGTACGGAACGCTCTGGAGTAAAGTGAGATGTAGCCGGGCGATCTGTAAAAGGAATTCTTCTTTGTTACATTAGGACAATTTTCTGCTCTACGGAAATTTTCAAACGATTTTAGTACAACGGATTTAATGTTTCAAAACAGTTTTACACAGGGTAAGTCTGCCTAAAAAATACACGACGCTCATATATTTTCCTTAGAATTTATATTTCATGGATTGTGGTAAAACTATTCATCAAGAAAAGGCTTTATTGAACGAAAGGGTTATGAACATAAGGCCAGTGACATCCGAGGTATTGTTGACGAGAAATCAACAAACGGAAATTAACTGGCGAGAATGTACATAATGTTAATTTAGTTGCATGTAACTTGCATACCCGTCATTGTCGTTTCACACACCGCACGTGCATCAgattatatagtatatataaatAGCAAGAGTAAAAGCGTACATAGCTGAACAAATACAAGAGTATTCTCTCGAGGCTCCAATGAATTTGTTTGataatcatatattttaaatgggCGAACCCGAATTTTAAATCACGATCCGTGTCTCCCAATTGCGTGTTATTTAAATAATCCGTATTTTAAATTTCGAAAATACTGGTAATTTTGACTTTTAACTTTTGAAGGTCGGATAATTTTATTGTTATTATAAACTTATGTGTAAATCATATCCCCTACAGAGTTAATGAATctttactttatatatatacataactaTACATGGTAAGGACATTAGGGGGACTGGGTATCTGTCGAGAAGGGACGCCATAAACTAAGCTGTTTGTTCCATTAACGCGTTATCTCGGACTAAAAACCGATGTTGCAGACTTTGTATAATTGCTATTCGATTCTCTAACCCCGAAGACTTCGAACTGGAAGGTCAAGGTCGGTCCTCTAACATTGATTAACATGAAAAGCTTCAGTCTTAATCTCGTTTTGCATTTTTGACACTCCCTCTACCCTCTCAATAAAGTAACTTTTAACATAATCTACAATCCGTGTTTCCGCTTGTTACGGTCGGAGCTGCTATTTAAACTATTTTGCAATCGTTACTTGAATGTAAGGGAGCTTTTTCGTTAGAAATATTTGAACTTAACATTATATAAAAAGCattataaatttttttaaaacttgttatTCCACCGGGATATTTGTCGGCAATATAATTTTATGTGCTTGTCTTTTGTAGGTTTAAAGAGAAAGAGGAAAGTTCAGCACTAACACAGAGGAAAAAAACAAGTTGTTACAACATGAAATTCCGGATTTTACCTAAATGATAACACCTAAAATGATCAATTTCTTTGCTGAAATTACCATCTAATGAATAGTTGTGTGATTGGATACAGTGAGTCGTGGAGAAAGCATTGGTAGATAAAGGTAATAACACGTCATTACTGTCAACTCATGCTCTACTCCTAGATACTGTTCCCGATAGAGTGTTCTGTTGGTCCGCGGGTGGTATGCTGCAACGATTGAAATGGCTATTTATCGTATTCGTATGGATTTTACTCCAAAGAGAAACGTTTATAAACGGTCTGCCTttaaatggaacattttcatctAGTATTTCACCCAACAATTCTACTGAGTCCTGGAATATTTCCATAAACACTCAGGCAAACCATTCCGAAAATTCTCCAAATAGAACCACGCTGCTTAGTTCCTTCCAAATAAACTCCTGGCTCCTCCCAAAAAAAGATCGCCAATCTCAGTATGTGAACATTGTCCTGTTACCAGTCGGTGCTTTGGTGTGCTTTATTGTCATGATATTTCTGCGGTGTTGCACGTGGCAAAGAGAGGACCAAAAGTTCAAAGATCGCGGTTGTAGTTATGATGTCACTAATTACGTCATTTTAACTCAGGGTGATGCAGACTACAGTGACGTGGACATGAGATCAGAAACGTTGTCTAACTATGACACGGTGAATTCTCACATCTCGGGCACACCCAAAAGCCCGTGGCGTGTACATTCAGCGATGCCTTCATTTGTATCTCTTCAAAGCCGCATTGATTCTCAAATGTACGATACCGTGACATCTTATCGATCTTACCTACAGAGTCCCCAGGGCAGAAAGAcattcaattttgataaaaaagatATCACGGAAAACGATACTTTGGTTAGTGGCAAGCAGACCCCACAAAGACCGCGAAAAATTCCAGGAACTCGATTTTCAATTGTGCCAGCTCTCGATAATTATATGCGTTTGAAAAGTTTGAATAAATCTCCTTCACAACCAGCTTCCCCTAAACTTCATCGCATGGCATCGGAATCACCGGACACTCTGTCATCTAACGGATCGGAAACCGGTGTAGTGCCGCGAAGATACAAGAAAAGCCGAGTGTCCTTCACAGAGAAAAGTAAAGATTGCGGACCTAGCAAGCGTCCAAGAAAATGTCAGTCGGTCGATGTACAAACTCAAGTGGACCTTCGTCGAAGTAAAAGGGCTTCTCAGAAATCAAATATCACAACAACCTCATCGGTTGCAACAGAGATTGTTGACTGTGTCAATACGGAAGACAAAAGTACGGATAAAAGTACACGTCAAAGCTTTGTGTCACAACATTCGAAAACTGATTTAAATAATATTGTTAACAATAACACGTGCTTCAAATTTGAAGCAGAAGTTTATGCCGAACAGAAACCCCAAATCGATTGTGTGGGGTGCGATATGGAAAGTGGTCCCTCAGCAGAAGAcaaagaaaactttaaaaaccTTCATTCTAAAGgccaaaattataaaattacgGATGTGAACGGTGTTTTAGAAGCCACtccaattgaatctgtttgtaacaGAATTTCTCACTCTGTACCTGTTACGGGAGCCCGTACAGAGATTCAAATAAACATCACCTCTAATCCCCATGAAGACGTCCCCTCATATGAGAGGCAGACGACTCCGATGACGTCATCTCTCCTGTGTTGCCCTAGCATTCCGCCCAAAACCAAATCCGAAACAGACttgtttaaaaacaacaataacaactCCTCAACGGAAAATCTTTGCCGGAGGAAAAGTTGTGACATTATTCAAAAATCACTGGGCAAAAACGCCAAAATTTCTCCTATTGGTGTTCATCAGACAAAGTGTTTCTGTGATATCAGTAGAAAGTTTTCCCTAGGTGCCATATCAAACGGTTCCCCTTCCATTTTCAAGCCTAAAAATATTGGGAATTCTTTGTCCTCCATGAGGGACATTTTGACTATGCGAAAAAAGAATTACGCACAAACCGCCAATATGCTGCAAGCACCAGAGAACATGGAGACTGTTTCAACGTTTTAATGAAGATATGAACATGTTCATCATTATTTCACTTTTACCTTATTGAATATTTCAGCGCGTCGTGCACTTTGGCTTGATAGTGCCGTTCCTGTGAATTTATTACCCGAAAACAAAGCACTGCGTATGTAGATAGAATTAATATGTTGGAGGATAATTCTGTATGTTTCAAGCTTGATTGTTGTATATGTACTTATCCAGCT encodes the following:
- the LOC125670517 gene encoding uncharacterized protein LOC125670517; this encodes MLQRLKWLFIVFVWILLQRETFINGLPLNGTFSSSISPNNSTESWNISINTQANHSENSPNRTTLLSSFQINSWLLPKKDRQSQYVNIVLLPVGALVCFIVMIFLRCCTWQREDQKFKDRGCSYDVTNYVILTQGDADYSDVDMRSETLSNYDTVNSHISGTPKSPWRVHSAMPSFVSLQSRIDSQMYDTVTSYRSYLQSPQGRKTFNFDKKDITENDTLVSGKQTPQRPRKIPGTRFSIVPALDNYMRLKSLNKSPSQPASPKLHRMASESPDTLSSNGSETGVVPRRYKKSRVSFTEKSKDCGPSKRPRKCQSVDVQTQVDLRRSKRASQKSNITTTSSVATEIVDCVNTEDKSTDKSTRQSFVSQHSKTDLNNIVNNNTCFKFEAEVYAEQKPQIDCVGCDMESGPSAEDKENFKNLHSKGQNYKITDVNGVLEATPIESVCNRISHSVPVTGARTEIQINITSNPHEDVPSYERQTTPMTSSLLCCPSIPPKTKSETDLFKNNNNNSSTENLCRRKSCDIIQKSLGKNAKISPIGVHQTKCFCDISRKFSLGAISNGSPSIFKPKNIGNSLSSMRDILTMRKKNYAQTANMLQAPENMETVSTF